The genome window GGCCCCCCAAGCTCCAGACTCCAGCGGCCAGCCTCTGGACTCTAGGCCCCAGCCCCAGAGGACCGGCTCCCAGTCTAATTCCTCCTCGGAGGTGGAGTCCGAGTGGGCCACGGTGCCCTCCTGCCCTACTCTGGACGCCGATACAGGCAGCGAGGCCGAGGACCTGGAGCCGGACAGTCTGCCCTCGACCCTGGAGGCGGGGGACTTGGAGGTCTCCGTGGCCACCCCCAAGCTCAAAATCTTCCTGGCTCGGTACAGCTACAACCCATTTGAGGAGCCCAGTGAGCACCCTGAGAGTGAGCTGCCGCTCACGCCTGGGGACCACGTGTACATCTTCAGCGACATGGATGAGGACGGCTTCTATGAAGGGGCACTTGCAGACGGCCGGCAGGGGCTGGTGCCTTCCAACCTGGTGGAGCAGATCCCCGACAGTGACATCCGGGGCTGCCTGCCCACTGAGTCCCCGGACCGAGGCCCCACTCGGCTCCCGGCGGCTGGGCAGGGCCAAGCTTGGAAGGATGACCCCAGTCCCGGCTTCTTACCTGGGCAAGCCCAGGCGGCAGTGGACAGAGGGCCGTGCCCAGTGGCGAGGGTGGGCTCCAGGATGGAAGTGGCAACAGAGGTCTCAGACACCAAGACGGAAGCCGGCTGGTTGGGCTCCCAGGAGAGCAGGGACAGGCAGGGGTCCGCCAACGCTCCTCCGGGGACCAACAGGGTCCCTCGTATGGCCCCCATGCACCTTCACCTGCAGAGTGTTGCAGCCACGTCGGCCGAGATCGCCTGGGTGGGTGGCAGCCATGCCCACGCGGTGTACCTGGACGACCGGGAGCATGCCCTGACCTCCATGGGTGTGAGTAGCTATACCTTCCACCACCTGCAGCCCGGCACGCGGTACCAGGTGCGGGTGGAGGTGCGCCCCCCTGGCGACTCGCTGCAGGCCTGCCGGGAGAAGACGTCCTCCGCCGTCACCTTCGAGACACCCTTGGCGGGGCCCCCCCACCCTCCACTGGACGTGCTGGTGGAGCGCCACCCCTCCCCGGGCCTCCTGGTGGTCAGCTGGCTCCCCGTGACCATCGACGCAGCTGGGTCCTCTAACGGAGTCCCGGTCACCGGGTACGCCGTGTATGCTGATGGGCTCAAGGTGGCGGATGTGGCCGaggccactgcagggagcacactGCTGGAACTCTCCCAGCTCCCGTGGCCCGCGACATGCCAGAAGATCTCAGTGAGAACCACGTCGCTCTGCGGCGAGTCCTCGGATTCCGTGCCCGCCCAGATCCCTCACGACTGCTTCACGTATCTCCACTGGCCAGAGATGTCGCCTTTCGGCTACACCTGCGGGGACCCATCTGCCATCAGTGGGAGCTTCCCTGTCTGCCCTCGGAGGTTGGGGCCTACACCCCTGAGTGCCAAGGCCTGCCCTCACGCCCCCCGAAGCTGCGAGGAGCCCCGGGCCAGGTGTCTTGAAGCATTCCCTGAAGAACCCCCAAGGAGGTGGTCCCCGGAGCCCAAACTGATTTCAGAAGGAGGAGGTCCCAGTTCAGGCTCAGGCAGCCAAGCCCAGGGGCCTGCGGAGGCCCGGAAGCCCCCCAGAAAGGACCAGCTCTTTGAAAAGCGTCCCCGGAACCACAGGCCACCTCTGCCGCGGGGCCAGCCTGGCAGGGAGGGGACCCAGGACCGGCGGATGCTCACCGTCCCAACACCTGCTGCGGGAGTCTCCCATCTGTCCCCTGAGCCTGCGCCTGGCGAGGAGCTGCGTCAGGAGAAGCCTGCCTCTGGGAAAGTCCTCAGACAAAAGGCAGACGCTCTTGTGTCCACCCCTCCTGAACTGGGCAGCAGCCAGCAATCGGCGTCTGTCTGCAGTGGCGCTCGGCAGGAGGACGGGCGGGGCGCAGAGGGGCGAGAGCGGAGACGGGCACTGCGGGGCCGGAGCACACAAGGTCAAGCTCTGGGGGCCAGGGCCGGGGGCCGGCTCCGGGGGCCCAGCTCAGCGCCGTGTCCTGCTCGGCGCAGCAAGGCCCTCGGGACGCCCAGGGGTGCCGCCCCACCGCCGGGGACAAGGGTGGGCCCTCGGGCTgggatctttgtgaccctccCTAATTACGAGCCCCTGGCCGTGTCCGCCACCTCCGAGGCTGCAGGGGGGGAGCTGGCCCTCCGGAAAGGGCAGCCGCAGAGCGAGGGGGGCTCTCAGGACCCCCACGGCTTCTGCCGTGGCGAATGCAGCGGGCCTGTGGGCAGCATCACCAGTCACCTGGTGGCCGAGGTGGACGCGGGCACGGAGTGGACTGATGGCCATGGCAGGTGGCATTTGCCAGGACACCTGGATGACTCCGAGGGGCTCACCGGCCCTCAGGGCTCCTCTCCCCTGCCACAGGGGAGCCCTGGAAGGCCTTCCTCCTCACTCTGGGCTCCAAAGACCATGATGGCAGCTCTGGACTATGACCCCCAGGACTGGCTGGCACGGGGCCCGGTGAAGGGCCAGCTGTCACTGAGGGCAGGGGACATGGTCACCATCCACGGGCCTGTGGATGACAAGGGCTTCTACTCCGGGGAGGTGGGTGGGCACAGAggcctggcccctgcccaccGGCTGGACCACATGTCCCTCCAGGAGTGAGCACAGCACCCCGCAGAGGTGGCACCTCCGGCTGCCTGCGGCCCAAACGGGGATCCACCGCCAGGCCCTCCTCGCTTTGCGTTGAGGCATCTGCTCCACACACTGCTGCTCTGAACCCTCTGCCACCCCGGGCCTCAAGGGCAGCAAGGCCTAAGTTTGGGCAGAACCGTTTCTAGAAAGAACAAGCTGCTTCCGAGAGGTTGGCGGGCTGGTGATCGCAGGCATCGGGCCATCAGTCTGGTCCTTCCTCAGCTTCTTCCTCAAGACCTGTTTCCTCTGGGAGTTTGGCTTCTCTCAGCCGTTGCCTAGTATGGAAGTCTGAAGAAAAGCCTGcctcttagaaaaaaagaaaaaagtgaccaGAATGTTACTTTTCTATCTTCTGTTCAAATCCTCATTAAAAGttcacagaaacaaagaaaagaggtTTAGGAGTGAAAGCGCAACCGAGGAGGCAAGCCcagccctccccctccctgcctgTCCAGGGGCCCTGGAGGGCTGCAGACGTGTTTCctctggtggggggggggtggagaaGACCATTTAGTGGGGGGTCAGCTCAGCCCAGGTCCCCACTGCAGTCAGAAGGGCACCACCCTCCGTAGGGGCAGAAGGGAGCAGCTGGACGCAGCTCGTTAAGGAGGGTAGGAGCCACGGGTAGGTACTTGGGGAAGCTGGTGACTCAGGTCCAGAGGGTGCTGTCACGCCGTGCCCGGGGCTGAGATGGGAACAGGGAGGGGCAGGCCCCAGAGAGGCCTTGAGGTGACCCACCGTACCCTCAGAGAATGCGGGAAGCAGCCTGGGGGCCTTGCgctgtgcacacacactcacccctCGTGAGCGGAAGCTTCGCGTCTCAGCCAGGGAGGAAGCTGTCCGCTGAGGGCTATGCCCCCTGCCCGCCGTCCACACAGACCAGCTTTCCAGTGAGAAGGCCAGCTCGGAGGCTCTTTGGCTGGTGAAGTATCCATACCACACACTTTACCACCTCAaacattttcaagtgtacagctcAGCCGTGCTAAGTACGTTCATGGTGTTGAGCAACCAGTCTCCAGGACGTCTCTTCTTCTTGCCAAACTGGAACTCTGCCCGCCGTTACACAACatctccctgtcccctccctcagGCCTTGGTAACCTCTAATCTTCGTTCTGATGGTACGACTTTGACTCCTCTAGGGACACCGCGTCAGTGGACTTGGAGAAGCCCGGGCTTTGGTGTCTGGCTTACCTCCCCGGGCACAGCGTCATCGGGTGTCATCCGAGTGGCCGCAGGGGTCACGGTCCCATTCCTCCTTAAGGCTGAATTATCGTCCACTGTATGCACCACATTTTGTGCATCCGTCCATCTGTCAGCGTTGCTCCCCCTGTTTTGTAAATCACGTTGCTGTAGACATGGGTGTGCAGACATCTCCTGGCTTTCACAGTCTTCCGCATTATCATATCTGTGAGCTCACAACCCAGAGTGGACCCTGAGGCCCGCCGGGAACGAGAGAGCTGCTAGTGCACGGGAGGGTGTCCCGGCCTCTCCCGGCGGCCGGGCTCAGGCTGAGGGCTTGGTGGGCTGCCCACAACCTGACGGGGGCACAGGTATGGTCCCCACTTGCTGGGAGAGCAACGATGGTTTAGCCGGAGGACAGGAACCTAATCCAGCACTTTCAAAGTTAAACACAGTAGCTGTgaatcggggcttccctggtggctcagacggtaaagaatctgcctgcagtgcaggagacccgggtttgatccctgggtcgggaagatccccggagaagggaatggcaacccactccagtatccgtgcctggagaatcccacgcacggaggagcctggcagcctgcagtccatggggtcaccaagagtcagacaggagtgagtgactaacactttgagcTGTCACTCCATGGGAACCGCACAGGTGAGCTCAGGAGAATGGTCCCAGCCCCGTCGGCCCGTCAGCTCTCTCTCAGCCCTTCCCCTGCCCGTCAGCCAGGGCCCTCACCGCACTGCAGAGTGGCCTGTGTGCCTCCAGCGCCCACCCTACTTTGCTTCTCTCCGTTGCCCACGCCTGCTCTCACCTGTGCTGCTTCTACGGCCAcgtcccacccccgcccccacgcccACTGGGATGGAAGCCCCACCAAGGCAAGGACGACTTCGGCTCATTCATCGCCCGGCGCTTAGTAGGTCCTCAGCAAATGCCTGTGGAAGGCAGGAGCTAGCAGGGCTTGACCATCCCTGTCTGTGGCTCCCGTGCAGGGCTCTGGGGGGGTTCACACCAGGCATcgggcctccccaccccccggAACAGCCAGGCATGGACCCTGGGCAGCAGAGGAGGGCTCTGGTTCTGATCACGGAAGCAGAGGCAGGTGAGGCTGGTTGTGGGGGGGGCGGGCGTCCTGGGCAGTGGGAGCCGTGAAGGGCCCCGGCCAGAGAAGAGTCAGTGATCGCACATCTGGGGGTGCACACACAGAGCAGCAGCCCAGGCGGGGCAGGGGGCGTGGCTGGGACAGGTGCCCACCCGCCCTCCAGCCGAGGAGGACCCCTCTCCCCAGGGCTTCAGACAACCAGGAGCTTTCTGACGCCGCCACCAGATGGCAGCACAGACAGCTGCCGCCCAGCTTCGCACCTGGGTCGGGGCCGCCAGGAACAGGCTCCCAGACTCCGCGGGCCCCACCCAGCCCTGTTCtctgcccaccctctccccagGGCACCCTGGAGAGCCCCTCCATGTACCCACAGGGGCCATCCTTCCAGGGTGCAGCGTGAAAGCACACCCAAGCCTCCTCCAACACACTTCCTGCCGTCCAGCAAACCCCAGCCTCCCCGAGGCCCCGGGAGGCGTGTGTCCCAGCCCGGCAGGCTGGGCGGCTGCAGGACCATGGAGCAGCCGTCCAGGGGAGGCTGAGTGGGGGCTCTCGGAGCCTTCGTTTGCTCAtatggggctgggctggggcaggaCGTGTGGTCCAGGTTCAGGACTCATGATAGGACGGAGGAAGTCGGAGAGGGCGCAGGGGACGGGGTCAGGGGTCCGCAGGGTGGATGGTTCTGGGCCCAGCTTCTCCCCTGGGGCCCTGGAGCctttgttggggggtgggggtggggatgggggtgggggcagggagaagctGCACGGGTGTGAGCAGATGAGCGGCTGGAGATGTGCCCCGCCCCTCCCTGACAGACCAGGCGACCTGGAGGCCCAAGGCCTGTCCAGACCTGCCGGGGGGGGGAACTGGGGTGGAAGGCCCGCTGGCCAGAGGGCAGAGGAATCTTTGCAGTGGGCAGGCGGGCAGGGTCAGGAGGGCTCTGGAGCCGGGGTCACTGAGCCTGTCCGGGCGCCGGCCACTTCTGCCCGGGGCCCTCTGGCCTGTGCTCGGCGCCTCGCCAACCTGGGCCTGCTGTCCCACAACGGGGTGGGCTTggttccccccctccccccgtcACCGTCAAGAAGGCAAGAGCTGCACCCACTCGCCAGCCTGAAGGTGACTGCGAGGCTCGTCTAGCCCTCCCTTGGGCTCCTGGCCCGGGACCCCCGCCCCCGTCACCCGGCGGCCCCCAGGGTCCGCccctccatctctctctgcctctcaggGCCCGGCCCCCTTCTGCCCTCTGCCAGAACACATTTGCTAACTGATCACTTTCAGAATCCTTGTGTGAAATCTGTGTTCACGAGAGGCGCACGGCACGGAGGTCACGATGTAAAAAGCTTGGAAATGCCCCCAAAGCCCATTTGAAACTCATTCCAGCACCTTTTGGCGGCACGTGGCCTCCCTGTCTTAACCCCTGGAGGTCAGGtttggaggtggggttggggcGGCCTGTGAGGTCAGGGGTTCCACGGGAGGCAGAGCCCCACAGGCCAACTCAACTCTTATAAAGCTGAGCGCAGTGCCAGCTGAGGCCAGCTCCAGACCCCAGGCACAGAGGGTTCCTGGGGCCATGCTGATGCCAGGGGAATCCCAGTCCGTCCTACCCGGCCAGCCAGCCCGCCAAATTCCCAGTGGCTGGTGGGGTCGGCCATGGGTCTGTTCTGGGACAAAATGCCCTGTATTTGCAAGTtcccgaagaactgatgcttttgaactgtggtgttggagaagactcttgagcgttccttggacagcaaggagctcca of Bos indicus isolate NIAB-ARS_2022 breed Sahiwal x Tharparkar chromosome 17, NIAB-ARS_B.indTharparkar_mat_pri_1.0, whole genome shotgun sequence contains these proteins:
- the LOC109571272 gene encoding RIMS-binding protein 3A-like — translated: MSKDSPSPADGGRAASQKPATPGPAAAALEEQRRELEKLRAELEAERARGRAERRRFSAGARQLREEAERERQQLADHLRSQWEAQRSRELRQLREDVLREREAEIRQLLRWKDAEMRQLQQVLRRERDGVARQARELQRQLAEELLSRGYGGGRAGPPEDAGARCRCRLQEVLSQLRWETHGEQASRIRHLEAALDVERRLFLKYILEHFHWHPALPSAPDAPLPLGEPTREAAAKAARGLGARDGRSAGVRARSRSLDRVPAARARSPDSPLPTRASSLDSLAPAGPRPSLDGSPSHPRAPESSSPDASLSGSLRPLPPPPSPPPSERQIPSHLREGEEAGSRPCEALSPPPPGPDHCELLRRNSELSEALQELPRRRSGLREENVRLRRLGLPDEADEKAKRLKGKRAELTGLARRLEDRARKLQEANLRAVSAPVPGESRPGLELCQALAHQRARDLSEQASALLAKDKQIEELRRERHLLRARVASGLGPLPGEGAASAQWLSIGDLDRLQRESQREVLRLQWQLTLQQAAGGARAEAGGQSAPCEAARRQVRALERELSARRQECEELGAQAAAAQRRGREAEAQLQVALREGAWLAKENARLQAQADWTRKVAAENEDVRGQLGRACQQRDSASLLAEQLLQQAAQRQDWQQQLQHDLQKVLCDLQAARDEMWALQCQPAHPPQDNRGTEPQLGPANPASPVPSRDKQGRKEDLLLESPAALGQPAWAPQAPDSSGQPLDSRPQPQRTGSQSNSSSEVESEWATVPSCPTLDADTGSEAEDLEPDSLPSTLEAGDLEVSVATPKLKIFLARYSYNPFEEPSEHPESELPLTPGDHVYIFSDMDEDGFYEGALADGRQGLVPSNLVEQIPDSDIRGCLPTESPDRGPTRLPAAGQGQAWKDDPSPGFLPGQAQAAVDRGPCPVARVGSRMEVATEVSDTKTEAGWLGSQESRDRQGSANAPPGTNRVPRMAPMHLHLQSVAATSAEIAWVGGSHAHAVYLDDREHALTSMGVSSYTFHHLQPGTRYQVRVEVRPPGDSLQACREKTSSAVTFETPLAGPPHPPLDVLVERHPSPGLLVVSWLPVTIDAAGSSNGVPVTGYAVYADGLKVADVAEATAGSTLLELSQLPWPATCQKISVRTTSLCGESSDSVPAQIPHDCFTYLHWPEMSPFGYTCGDPSAISGSFPVCPRRLGPTPLSAKACPHAPRSCEEPRARCLEAFPEEPPRRWSPEPKLISEGGGPSSGSGSQAQGPAEARKPPRKDQLFEKRPRNHRPPLPRGQPGREGTQDRRMLTVPTPAAGVSHLSPEPAPGEELRQEKPASGKVLRQKADALVSTPPELGSSQQSASVCSGARQEDGRGAEGRERRRALRGRSTQGQALGARAGGRLRGPSSAPCPARRSKALGTPRGAAPPPGTRVGPRAGIFVTLPNYEPLAVSATSEAAGGELALRKGQPQSEGGSQDPHGFCRGECSGPVGSITSHLVAEVDAGTEWTDGHGRWHLPGHLDDSEGLTGPQGSSPLPQGSPGRPSSSLWAPKTMMAALDYDPQDWLARGPVKGQLSLRAGDMVTIHGPVDDKGFYSGEVGGHRGLAPAHRLDHMSLQE